From Streptomyces sp. NBC_01551:
CCCCGCCGCCCCGCCCACGGCCCGCGCCACCCCCACGCGCACAGCTCCGCCACCACCAGCCCCGGCCGGCCGCGGGCCATCAGTTCCCGGACCCCCAGCCCGTACCGCTCCAACGCCCCCGGCCGGTACCCGCTCACCACCACGTCCGCCTCGGCCAGCAGCCCCTCGAACACCGCCCGGTCCCCCGACACCGCCAGGTCCAGCAGCGCGGACCGCTTCCCGAACCCGGTGTCCGCGTACGCGTCGTCCGACTCCGCCAGCCCCGGCGCGTCGATCCGCAGTACGTCCGCGCCCAGCAGCCCCAGCGTCCGCGTCGCGACCGGCCCGGCGATGACCCGGGTCAGGTCCAGCACCCGCACCCCCGACGCGGGCAGCGCCCCTGCGCCCCAGGCGGGCCGCCGCCCCGCGAACTCCCTTACCTCCACCAGCGGCTGCGGCGCCCCGTACTCCCCCGCGACCGCGACCGCGAGCCCGCCCTCCCCGTACGCCCGCTCCTGCACTTCGACGGCGCCCCGCCCCGCCACCGCCTCCCGCAGCGCCTCCGGGGTCGCCTCCCGCAGGCCGAGCGCCCGTACCAGCGCCCGCTCGTGGTGCGGGTAGTTCGCATGCGTGCGCACCCACCCGTCGGCCGCCCGCCAGAACCCCGACAGCGGGGCGAAGCTCACCGGAGCCCGCCCCTCCACCCGCAGGTGCCGCTCGCTGACGAACGCCGTCGCCACCGCGCCCTCGTCCACCACCAGCGGAGCCACATCGTCCGCCCCGCCGCCCGCCCGCACCGCGGCCAGCTCCGCCGCGGCGAGCGCGCACACCCCGACCGTCGCCCGCGCCGACTCCCGTACCGGCAACGGCCCCTCCCCGAGCCCGCCGGCCCCCCGGTACCCCACCCGCCCCACCAGCCCGGCGTCCCCGCCCAACGCCCGCCACGCCTGCGCCGTGGCCCTGTCCCCCGCACCCTCGCCCGCCATCAGAGGGCCACCACGCTGTCGTCCGCGCTGTACGTCCCCTTGAGGCTGACGACCCCCGCCTTGCCGTCGGCGAAGAAGCGGGAGAACAGGCCCGCCGGGCGGCCGTTGAAGAGCAGCGGGCCGAACACCGGGGCGATCTCGGCGTCGTGCGGCGCGTCCGCGTCCTCG
This genomic window contains:
- a CDS encoding CoA transferase is translated as MAGEGAGDRATAQAWRALGGDAGLVGRVGYRGAGGLGEGPLPVRESARATVGVCALAAAELAAVRAGGGADDVAPLVVDEGAVATAFVSERHLRVEGRAPVSFAPLSGFWRAADGWVRTHANYPHHERALVRALGLREATPEALREAVAGRGAVEVQERAYGEGGLAVAVAGEYGAPQPLVEVREFAGRRPAWGAGALPASGVRVLDLTRVIAGPVATRTLGLLGADVLRIDAPGLAESDDAYADTGFGKRSALLDLAVSGDRAVFEGLLAEADVVVSGYRPGALERYGLGVRELMARGRPGLVVAELCAWGWRGPWAGRRGFDSLVQAGYGISAACGSEAGPGVLPAQALDHGTGYLVAAGVLRALAQGGGRALRYSLAGTASWLVRDVEPAPVAPVGYTAGPWLREVPSGYGRLRVAASPLPGAQWLRGPSRWGTDDPTWLPR